Proteins encoded in a region of the Schistocerca serialis cubense isolate TAMUIC-IGC-003099 chromosome 6, iqSchSeri2.2, whole genome shotgun sequence genome:
- the LOC126484770 gene encoding piggyBac transposable element-derived protein 4-like, translating into MSRRGLRDEEIERLLCEIPSDEDSTVDTTDDESDYEASIVAEAIVSSEGEVSESEEESESTPPKRAADTAPTWGQQFNATSGMQFDSESGPSAFIRDIDDPEPIDIFEKIFPKELVELIVFQTNLYATQSGKSFTPTTDNEIRTFLGINILMGIKRMPAYRDYWSSAPELHDRYIASLMAVNRFGWLLRNIHLNDNTLHPEKGHPGYDKLYKLRPVIKILSESFSKCYQPSKHLAIDESMIKFKGRNSMKQYMRDKPIKRGYKVWMLCDKTSYNLKFDIYTGKVGDTVQTGLGEHVVLTEKHICLWDSSTNKETFTQIKNRQRIKQR; encoded by the exons atgtcaagaagaggcttacgagatgaagaaatcgaacgattattgtgtgaaattccatcagacgaggattccactgttgacaccacagatgacgaatctgattatgaagcaagcattgttgcggaggctattgtgtcgtctgaaggcgaagtttcagagagcgaggaagaaagtgagtccactccgccaaaacgcgctgctgacacagcgccaacttggggacaacaattcaatgctacctcaggaatgcagttcgacagtgaatcaggaccaagtgcttttattagggacattgatgatccagaacctatcgatatattcgaaaaaatatttccaaaagagctagttgagctaatcgttttccaaacaaatttatatgcgacgcaatctggcaagtctttcactccaacaactgacaatgaaatacgaactttcctgggaatcaacattttgatgggtataaagcgtatgccagcatacagagactactggtctagtgccccagaacttcatgatcgttatattgcatctctgatggcagtaaatcggtttggatggttactgaggaacattcatctgaatgataacacattgcatccagaaaaaggacacccaggttatgacaaactgtacaagctgcgaccagtgatcaagatactatctgaatctttttccaagtgttaccaacccagcaaacacctagcaattgatgagtcaatgatcaaattcaaaggccgcaacagtatgaaacaatacatgagagataaacccataaagcgtggttacaaagtgtggatgctgtgtgacaagacctcttacaacttgaaatttgatatttacaccggaaaagtaggtgacacagtgcaaacaggccttggggagcatgtagtgctga cagagaaacatatatgcctgtgggacagttcaaccaacaaggaaacatttacccaaattaaaaacagacaaagaattaagcagaggtga